The following are encoded in a window of Salinibacter ruber DSM 13855 genomic DNA:
- a CDS encoding class II 3-deoxy-7-phosphoheptulonate synthase codes for MSEPTIQDWSLHSWREKDALQQPTYPDEAALEEKLDHVAALPPLVTSWEVENLKAEIARAAQGDRFLLQGGECAESFGNCRADVITGRLKILMQMSLVLTYGLNTSIVRVGRFAGQYAKPRSSDTETHDGTTLPSYRGDIINGPEFSAEARRPDPERMVEAYSSSSLTLNLVRALAEGGFADLRHPEYWDLDFMDHSPLAEEYHALVDAIGDTIDFVEAVTEQELDSLESVTFYTSHEALLLPYEEALSRSVPHKDGIYNLGTHLPWVGKRTNQVDNAHVEYARGIENPVGLKVGPDMTPSRLKTLVRTLDPEDEPGKLTLISRLGADTIGDRLPALVEAVQATGQSVLWIADPMHGNTETTDDGTKTRHFDNILGELEQALDVHAAEGSHLGGVHFELTGRDVTECIGGARGLSEADLGRAYESRVDPRLNYEQSLEMAFSIVRKYRQLHG; via the coding sequence CCCCACTCGTCACGTCGTGGGAGGTCGAGAACCTCAAGGCGGAGATCGCCCGGGCCGCGCAGGGGGACCGGTTTCTGCTGCAGGGCGGGGAGTGTGCGGAGTCGTTCGGCAACTGCCGGGCCGACGTCATCACCGGCCGGCTCAAGATTCTGATGCAGATGAGCCTCGTGCTCACCTACGGGCTCAACACGAGCATCGTGCGGGTCGGGCGCTTTGCGGGGCAGTACGCCAAGCCACGCTCCTCGGACACCGAGACGCACGACGGCACGACGCTCCCCAGCTACCGGGGCGACATCATCAACGGCCCCGAATTCTCGGCGGAGGCGCGCCGCCCAGACCCGGAGCGGATGGTGGAGGCCTACTCCAGCTCCTCCCTCACCCTCAACCTCGTACGGGCCCTCGCCGAGGGGGGCTTCGCGGACCTGCGGCACCCGGAGTACTGGGACCTCGACTTCATGGACCACTCGCCGCTCGCGGAGGAGTACCACGCCCTCGTCGACGCGATCGGGGACACGATCGACTTCGTCGAGGCCGTGACCGAGCAGGAGCTCGACTCCCTCGAAAGCGTCACGTTTTACACGAGCCACGAGGCGCTGCTGCTGCCCTACGAGGAGGCCCTCTCCCGCTCCGTCCCGCACAAGGACGGCATCTACAACCTCGGCACGCACCTGCCGTGGGTGGGCAAGCGCACCAATCAGGTCGACAACGCCCACGTCGAGTACGCCCGGGGCATCGAAAACCCGGTGGGCCTCAAGGTGGGGCCGGACATGACGCCGTCGAGGCTCAAGACCCTCGTCCGCACGCTCGACCCCGAGGACGAGCCGGGCAAGCTCACGCTCATCTCGCGCCTCGGGGCCGACACGATTGGCGACCGGCTGCCCGCCCTCGTCGAGGCGGTGCAGGCCACCGGCCAGTCGGTCCTCTGGATCGCGGACCCGATGCACGGCAACACCGAGACGACCGACGACGGCACCAAGACGCGCCACTTCGACAACATCCTGGGCGAGCTGGAGCAGGCCCTCGACGTCCACGCGGCCGAGGGGTCGCACCTGGGCGGCGTACACTTCGAGCTCACCGGCCGGGACGTCACCGAGTGCATCGGCGGGGCCCGCGGGCTGAGCGAGGCCGACCTCGGGCGGGCCTACGAGTCGCGCGTCGACCCGCGGCTCAACTACGAGCAGTCCCTCGAGATGGCCTTCAGCATCGTCCGCAAGTACCGCCAGCTGCACGGGTGA